The following are encoded in a window of Mycobacterium decipiens genomic DNA:
- a CDS encoding condensation domain-containing protein gives MRIGKIAIGSIDEWTLSPGLVTSWHPTTAAREKARQAPVSPVPVSYMQAQHLRGYYERTASGLDYSRLLIATCEVPGQCDIRVMNYALNAYLRRHDTFRSWFEYTGTGDIIRRVISDPADIEFAPTDRGKMTVEELHDHVVATPNPFQWDCFTFGIIQSEDHFTFYASIDHVHGDATLIGITMLESHAMYAALTAGNDPLVLPEAGSYDDFCTQERRYTSALTVDSPQVRAWIDFADNNNGSLPEFPLPLGNPLVPTCSDMATELLMDAEQTARFDSACTVAGARFVGGLFACFALVEHEFTGAVTYFGLTPRDTRRSTENFMTQGWFTGLVPIIVPIAAASFNDAAWAAQASFDSGLDLAKVPYYRVLELAPWLSRPRPNFPVSNFLHGGAAPLNAVLTAELGNAKNIGIYSDGRYSYQLTIYVFKYEEGTAMAVMFPDNPVARKSVARYMAAMKSVCGRVADSGHWGRVA, from the coding sequence TTGCGCATCGGGAAAATTGCGATCGGCTCAATTGATGAATGGACACTGAGCCCGGGCCTGGTCACCTCGTGGCACCCGACCACTGCGGCCAGGGAAAAGGCCCGGCAAGCTCCGGTCAGTCCCGTACCAGTCAGCTACATGCAGGCCCAACATCTTCGTGGCTATTACGAACGAACAGCCTCCGGGCTCGACTATTCACGACTACTCATCGCGACTTGCGAGGTTCCCGGTCAGTGCGATATTCGTGTCATGAATTATGCCCTCAATGCATACCTGCGTCGACATGATACGTTCCGTAGTTGGTTCGAGTACACCGGTACTGGTGACATCATAAGACGTGTCATCAGCGATCCTGCTGACATCGAATTCGCGCCGACCGATCGCGGCAAGATGACCGTTGAAGAATTGCACGACCATGTAGTGGCGACACCGAATCCGTTTCAGTGGGATTGCTTTACCTTTGGCATTATCCAAAGCGAAGACCACTTCACATTCTATGCGAGTATTGATCATGTCCACGGGGACGCGACGCTAATCGGTATTACGATGTTGGAGTCCCATGCGATGTATGCGGCGTTGACCGCAGGCAATGACCCCCTTGTGCTGCCCGAGGCCGGCAGCTATGACGATTTCTGCACCCAAGAACGCCGGTACACGTCAGCTTTGACCGTGGATTCGCCGCAGGTACGCGCGTGGATCGACTTCGCCGATAATAACAATGGAAGCCTGCCCGAGTTCCCACTTCCACTGGGTAATCCATTGGTGCCCACCTGTAGTGACATGGCCACCGAACTCCTGATGGATGCGGAACAGACCGCGAGATTCGACTCAGCCTGCACGGTGGCCGGCGCACGCTTCGTCGGCGGCTTGTTCGCCTGTTTCGCCCTGGTGGAGCATGAGTTTACGGGCGCTGTCACATATTTCGGACTAACTCCCAGAGATACGCGCCGCAGTACGGAAAACTTCATGACTCAGGGCTGGTTTACCGGCCTGGTTCCGATCATCGTCCCAATAGCTGCAGCATCTTTTAATGATGCCGCTTGGGCAGCACAAGCCTCATTCGACTCGGGTCTGGATTTGGCGAAGGTGCCGTATTACCGAGTATTGGAATTGGCACCGTGGTTGAGCAGGCCTCGACCGAACTTTCCGGTCTCGAACTTCTTGCATGGCGGCGCCGCCCCACTGAACGCCGTGCTCACCGCCGAGTTGGGTAATGCCAAGAATATCGGGATCTACTCAGACGGTAGATATTCATATCAACTAACCATCTATGTATTCAAGTACGAAGAGGGCACGGCAATGGCGGTTATGTTTCCAGACAACCCGGTTGCCCGGAAATCAGTTGCCCGGTATATGGCAGCGATGAAGTCCGTGTGTGGGCGGGTCGCTGACAGTGGGCATTGGGGACGCGTTGCGTAG
- a CDS encoding acyl-CoA synthetase — protein sequence MVDLNFSMVTRPIERLVATAQNGLEVLRLGGLETGSVPSPSQIVESVPMYKLRRYFPPDNRPGQPSVGPPVLMVHPMMMSADMWDVTREDGAVGILHASGLDPWVIDFGSPDEVEGGMRRNLADHIVALGEAIDTVKDATGHDVHIVGYSQGGMFCYQAAAYRRSKDIASVVAFGSPVDTLAALPMGIPANMGVAVADFMADHVFNRLDIPSWMARMGFQMMDPLKTAKARVDFMRQLHDREALLPREQQRRFLEREGWIAWSGPAISELLKQFIAHNRMMTGGFAISGQMVTLTDITCPILAFVGEVDDIGQPASVRGIRRAAPNSQVYECLIRTGHFGLVVGSRAAQQSWPTVADWVHWISSGAPQPENIDLMADQPAEHTDSGVAFSSRVAHGLGEVSEAALALARGAADAVVTANRSVRTLAVETVRTLPRLARLGQLNDRTRISLGSVIDEQARDAPRGEFLLFDGRVHTYEAVNRRINNVVRGLIAVGVRQGDRVGVLMETRPSALVAIAALSRLGAVAVVMRPDADLSASVRLGRVTEILTDPTNLDAARQLPGQVLVLGGGESRDLDLPADADVIDMEKIDPDAVDLPAWYRPNPGLARDLAFIAFSSAGGDLVAKQITNYRWAVSAFGTASTAALDRRDTVYCLTPLHHESALLVSLGGAVVGGTRIALSRGLRPDRFVAEVRQYGVTVVSYTWAMLRDVVDDPAFVLHGNHPVRLFIGSGMPTGLWERVVEAFAPAHVVEFFATTDGQAVLANVVGAKIGSKGRPLPGAGRVELGAYDAEQDLILENDRGFVQVADANQIGVLLAQSRGPIDPTASVKRGVFAPADTWISTDYLFWRDDDGDYWLAGGRGSVVRTARGMVYAEPVTDALGLITGVDLAVTYGVLVRGKDVAVSAMTLLPGATVTAADLTEAVASMPVGRGPDIVHVVPQLTLSGTYRPTVSALRAAGIPKAGRQTWYFDSGGAEYRRLTPTVRSGLAGQHRRTNA from the coding sequence GTGGTGGATCTCAATTTTTCGATGGTGACGCGACCGATCGAGCGTCTGGTGGCCACGGCGCAGAACGGTTTGGAAGTCCTGCGACTCGGGGGTCTGGAGACCGGCAGTGTCCCGTCGCCGTCCCAGATCGTCGAGAGCGTACCGATGTACAAGCTGCGGCGTTATTTTCCGCCGGACAACCGGCCGGGACAGCCGTCGGTGGGTCCGCCGGTGCTGATGGTGCACCCGATGATGATGTCGGCGGATATGTGGGACGTCACCCGCGAGGACGGCGCGGTGGGGATTCTGCACGCCAGCGGGCTGGATCCCTGGGTAATCGACTTCGGTTCACCCGACGAGGTCGAGGGCGGCATGCGCCGCAATCTGGCCGACCACATCGTCGCGCTGGGTGAGGCGATCGACACGGTGAAGGACGCCACCGGCCACGATGTGCACATCGTCGGGTATTCCCAGGGCGGGATGTTCTGTTACCAGGCCGCGGCATACCGGCGTTCCAAGGACATCGCCAGCGTGGTGGCCTTCGGCTCGCCGGTGGACACTCTGGCCGCGCTGCCCATGGGCATCCCGGCGAACATGGGTGTCGCGGTCGCCGATTTCATGGCCGATCACGTCTTCAACCGGTTGGACATCCCAAGCTGGATGGCGCGCATGGGTTTTCAGATGATGGATCCGCTCAAAACCGCCAAGGCCCGGGTCGACTTCATGCGTCAGCTGCACGACCGCGAGGCGCTGCTGCCACGCGAACAACAGCGCAGATTCCTTGAGCGCGAGGGATGGATCGCCTGGTCGGGCCCGGCGATCTCGGAACTGCTCAAGCAGTTCATCGCCCACAATCGAATGATGACGGGCGGTTTTGCGATCAGCGGCCAAATGGTGACGCTCACCGATATCACCTGCCCGATCCTGGCGTTCGTCGGTGAGGTCGACGACATCGGCCAGCCGGCGTCGGTGCGCGGTATCCGACGGGCCGCGCCCAACTCCCAGGTCTACGAATGTCTCATCCGGACAGGCCATTTTGGTCTCGTCGTGGGATCCCGAGCGGCACAGCAGAGCTGGCCGACCGTCGCCGATTGGGTGCACTGGATCTCCAGCGGTGCCCCCCAGCCGGAAAACATCGACCTGATGGCCGATCAGCCGGCCGAACATACCGACAGCGGTGTCGCTTTCAGTTCCCGGGTCGCGCACGGGCTCGGGGAGGTCTCTGAGGCGGCGTTGGCGCTGGCTCGTGGCGCGGCCGATGCGGTCGTCACGGCCAACAGATCGGTTCGCACCCTGGCCGTGGAGACGGTCCGGACACTGCCGCGGCTGGCGCGGTTGGGACAGCTCAACGACCGCACTCGGATCTCGCTGGGCAGCGTCATCGATGAACAGGCACGCGATGCCCCGAGGGGCGAATTTCTGTTGTTCGACGGGCGCGTGCATACCTACGAGGCCGTGAACCGGCGGATCAACAACGTCGTTCGTGGCCTGATCGCGGTCGGGGTTCGCCAGGGTGACCGCGTCGGTGTGCTTATGGAGACTCGGCCCAGCGCGCTGGTCGCCATCGCCGCGCTGTCCCGGCTGGGTGCGGTCGCGGTGGTGATGCGCCCGGATGCCGACCTGTCCGCGTCGGTCCGGCTCGGCAGAGTGACCGAGATCCTGACCGATCCCACCAACCTGGATGCCGCGCGCCAGTTGCCCGGACAGGTGCTGGTGCTCGGTGGCGGTGAGTCGCGCGATCTGGACCTGCCGGCCGACGCCGACGTCATCGACATGGAGAAGATCGACCCGGACGCCGTCGATTTGCCCGCGTGGTATCGGCCCAATCCCGGACTGGCGCGGGATCTGGCGTTCATCGCCTTCAGTTCGGCCGGCGGCGATCTGGTTGCCAAGCAGATCACCAACTACCGCTGGGCAGTGTCGGCCTTCGGGACCGCCTCGACGGCGGCCCTCGATCGCAGGGACACGGTGTACTGCTTGACGCCGCTGCACCACGAGTCTGCACTGTTGGTCAGCCTGGGTGGCGCGGTCGTGGGTGGAACCCGCATCGCTTTGTCCCGCGGCCTGCGCCCGGACCGGTTCGTGGCCGAGGTGCGGCAGTACGGCGTCACCGTCGTCTCGTATACCTGGGCGATGCTGCGCGACGTGGTCGACGATCCGGCGTTTGTGCTGCATGGCAACCATCCGGTCCGGCTGTTTATCGGCTCGGGCATGCCGACCGGACTGTGGGAGCGGGTTGTCGAGGCGTTCGCACCGGCGCACGTCGTCGAGTTCTTCGCCACCACCGACGGACAGGCGGTGCTCGCCAACGTGGTCGGCGCCAAGATCGGCAGCAAGGGTCGTCCGCTACCTGGTGCCGGGCGCGTCGAGCTCGGTGCCTACGACGCCGAACAGGACCTAATTCTGGAGAACGACCGTGGCTTCGTGCAGGTCGCCGACGCCAACCAGATCGGGGTGCTGCTCGCGCAGTCCAGGGGGCCGATCGATCCGACCGCGTCGGTCAAACGCGGGGTTTTCGCTCCCGCCGATACCTGGATATCCACCGACTACCTGTTCTGGCGTGACGACGATGGGGACTACTGGCTGGCGGGTGGGCGCGGCTCGGTGGTGCGTACCGCGCGCGGGATGGTCTACGCCGAGCCGGTTACCGACGCGCTGGGCCTCATTACCGGCGTCGACCTCGCGGTGACCTACGGCGTCTTGGTGCGCGGCAAGGACGTCGCGGTGTCGGCGATGACGTTGCTGCCGGGAGCGACCGTCACAGCCGCCGACTTGACCGAAGCCGTGGCGAGCATGCCGGTAGGGCGCGGACCCGACATCGTGCACGTGGTTCCGCAGCTGACGCTCAGCGGTACCTACCGGCCAACGGTCAGCGCGCTGCGGGCCGCCGGGATTCCCAAAGCGGGGCGTCAGACATGGTATTTCGACTCCGGCGGCGCCGAGTATCGGCGATTGACTCCGACGGTCCGCTCCGGGTTAGCTGGCCAGCATCGGCGCACCAATGCTTGA
- a CDS encoding Trm112 family protein codes for MLDDVLLSILVCPADRGPMVLVEDGGTKVLYNPRLRRLYRIEDGIPVLLVDEARDVSDEEHDRLMARVPADPQ; via the coding sequence ATGCTTGACGATGTGCTGCTGAGCATCCTGGTGTGCCCGGCTGACCGGGGTCCGATGGTGCTGGTCGAGGACGGCGGCACCAAAGTGCTCTATAACCCGCGGCTGCGGCGCCTCTATCGCATCGAGGACGGCATCCCGGTTCTACTGGTCGATGAGGCCCGTGACGTCAGCGATGAGGAACACGACCGATTGATGGCGAGAGTTCCGGCAGATCCCCAGTGA
- a CDS encoding TetR family transcriptional regulator encodes MTTTKNGRRRPGRPAGNSDTRQRILTCARELFAHNGIDRTSIRSVAAAAEVDAALVHHYFGTKQQLFAAAIHMPIDPMTVLIPIRETPVDELGLKLASVLLTIWDSELGAGLIARVRSLIAGTEVDLARSFLQEVITAEVGARVDVPRGTGQIRAQFVASQLMGVVMVRYIVKVEPFASLPAEQIAQAIAPNLQRYLTGDLPELSPSIGRVPHR; translated from the coding sequence GTGACGACCACCAAGAATGGGCGCAGGCGGCCCGGGCGCCCCGCCGGCAATTCCGATACCCGGCAGCGCATCCTGACCTGCGCCCGAGAACTGTTTGCGCACAACGGTATTGACCGGACCTCGATACGGTCCGTGGCCGCGGCGGCCGAAGTGGATGCCGCCCTGGTACATCATTATTTCGGTACCAAACAACAGCTTTTTGCCGCGGCGATCCACATGCCGATCGACCCCATGACAGTGTTGATACCCATTCGGGAAACCCCCGTCGACGAACTCGGACTCAAACTCGCCTCGGTCTTGCTGACAATCTGGGATTCCGAACTGGGCGCCGGGCTCATCGCAAGAGTACGGTCGCTGATCGCGGGCACCGAGGTAGATCTGGCCCGCTCCTTCCTGCAGGAGGTGATAACCGCGGAGGTCGGTGCCCGAGTCGATGTTCCGCGAGGAACGGGCCAAATCCGGGCCCAATTCGTCGCATCGCAATTGATGGGCGTGGTCATGGTTCGCTACATCGTCAAGGTCGAACCGTTCGCGTCCCTGCCGGCAGAACAGATCGCGCAGGCAATCGCACCGAATCTGCAGCGCTACCTCACTGGGGATCTGCCGGAACTCTCGCCATCAATCGGTCGTGTTCCTCATCGCTGA
- a CDS encoding ABC transporter permease: protein MQAYIATTARILRQLAADHRSVAMILVVPSAIITLMYFMFEKVPHRPGTPAPFNTACLILLGLFPLLLMFLITSITMQRERASGTLERILTTPLRRFDLLAAYGTAFSIAAAAQATLACIVSFWLLGLDTAGNPLWVFVIAIINAVLGVGLGLLCSAFARTEFQAVQFMPVVIVPQLLLAGVIVPRSAMPNWLEWISNVMPASYALEALQQVGAHPELTDIAVRDMVVVLVFAIAALGLAAATLRRRTP from the coding sequence CTGCAGGCGTACATCGCGACCACGGCGCGAATCCTGCGTCAGCTGGCCGCCGATCACCGCAGCGTCGCGATGATCCTGGTGGTGCCGAGCGCGATTATCACGTTGATGTACTTCATGTTCGAGAAGGTCCCGCATCGGCCCGGCACCCCCGCGCCATTCAACACCGCCTGCCTGATTCTGCTGGGCCTGTTCCCGCTGCTGCTGATGTTTCTGATCACCTCGATCACCATGCAGCGCGAGCGGGCCTCGGGAACATTGGAGCGCATTCTGACCACGCCGCTGCGCCGGTTCGACCTGCTGGCGGCATACGGAACCGCGTTTTCGATCGCCGCGGCGGCGCAAGCGACCCTGGCCTGCATCGTGTCGTTCTGGCTACTCGGGCTCGACACCGCGGGAAACCCGCTGTGGGTCTTCGTCATCGCGATCATCAACGCGGTTCTAGGCGTCGGCCTGGGATTGCTGTGCAGCGCCTTCGCGCGTACCGAGTTTCAAGCCGTCCAGTTCATGCCGGTGGTGATCGTGCCGCAGCTGCTGCTGGCCGGGGTGATCGTCCCGCGGTCCGCGATGCCGAACTGGCTGGAGTGGATCAGCAACGTGATGCCGGCCAGCTACGCATTGGAAGCCCTCCAGCAGGTGGGCGCGCACCCGGAACTGACCGACATAGCAGTGCGCGACATGGTCGTCGTGTTGGTGTTCGCGATCGCCGCACTGGGCCTGGCTGCGGCAACACTACGGCGACGGACACCCTAA
- a CDS encoding ABC transporter ATP-binding protein, protein MMSSSRVELTPDGVDAAVSIAGLRVVRGKREALQDFSVTIARGTTTGLLGPSGCGKTTLIRCIVGTQIVASGTVTVLGQPAGCAALRRRVGYLPQDPTIYNDLRIIDNVGYLASLYGFDRSAAENAIERVGLTDHRTAYCGNLSGGQRTRVSLACALVCQPELLVLDEPTVGLDPVLRADLWEQFNDLARDGTTLLVSSHVMDEADHCGDLLLMREGRLVAHTTGTQLREDTGCTSLDEAFLTIIKRGSARQAV, encoded by the coding sequence ATGATGAGTTCATCGCGCGTTGAATTAACGCCGGATGGCGTCGATGCAGCCGTCAGCATCGCCGGTCTGCGGGTGGTTCGTGGCAAACGCGAAGCGCTGCAAGACTTCTCGGTAACGATTGCTCGGGGCACCACCACCGGTCTGCTCGGCCCGTCCGGCTGCGGCAAGACCACCCTGATCCGCTGCATCGTCGGCACCCAGATCGTGGCGTCGGGTACCGTCACCGTGCTCGGTCAACCTGCGGGGTGTGCAGCGCTGCGCCGGCGGGTCGGATACCTGCCCCAAGACCCGACCATCTACAACGACCTGCGGATCATCGACAACGTCGGCTACCTCGCGTCGCTGTATGGCTTCGACAGAAGCGCCGCCGAGAACGCCATCGAGCGGGTAGGGCTAACGGATCACCGCACCGCCTACTGCGGCAACCTCTCTGGTGGTCAACGCACCCGGGTGTCGCTGGCGTGCGCGTTGGTCTGCCAGCCTGAACTGCTTGTGCTTGACGAGCCGACGGTGGGCCTGGACCCGGTGCTGCGGGCGGATCTCTGGGAGCAGTTCAACGATCTCGCCCGCGACGGGACCACGCTGCTGGTCTCCAGCCACGTCATGGACGAGGCCGATCACTGCGGTGACCTGTTGCTGATGCGTGAAGGCCGCCTGGTCGCCCACACCACCGGAACCCAACTCCGAGAGGACACCGGATGCACATCGCTGGACGAAGCGTTTCTGACCATCATCAAACGCGGCAGCGCACGTCAGGCCGTGTAG
- a CDS encoding DNA-3-methyladenine glycosylase: MSAEQLAGDPVAVAHRLIGATITGRGVCGIVVEVEAYGGGPDGPWPDAAAHSYRGRNGRNAVMFGPPGRLYTYRSHGIHVCANVACAPDGTAAAVLLRACAVADGADVARTRRGEAVSTVALARGPGNLCSALGITMADNGIDLFDPDSPVRLRLNEGVTALSGPRVGVSKAADRPWRLWLGGRPEVSAYRRSSRAPAPGASD; encoded by the coding sequence GTGAGCGCTGAGCAACTCGCCGGCGACCCGGTCGCGGTGGCGCATCGACTGATCGGCGCCACTATCACCGGACGGGGGGTGTGCGGCATCGTCGTCGAGGTCGAAGCGTATGGCGGGGGCCCCGACGGTCCCTGGCCGGACGCCGCCGCGCACTCCTACCGCGGCCGCAATGGCCGCAACGCCGTGATGTTCGGGCCCCCCGGGCGGCTGTACACCTACCGAAGCCATGGCATCCATGTCTGCGCCAATGTCGCCTGCGCACCTGACGGCACGGCTGCCGCGGTGTTGCTGCGCGCCTGCGCCGTAGCCGACGGCGCGGATGTCGCCCGGACCCGGCGGGGCGAGGCGGTAAGCACCGTTGCGCTGGCGCGCGGTCCGGGGAATCTGTGTTCGGCCCTAGGAATCACCATGGCCGACAACGGGATCGACCTATTCGATCCGGACAGTCCGGTGCGGTTGCGGCTCAATGAGGGCGTTACCGCGCTGTCGGGTCCGCGCGTCGGAGTCAGCAAAGCCGCCGACCGGCCGTGGCGATTGTGGCTTGGCGGCCGACCGGAAGTCTCGGCATACCGCCGAAGCTCGCGGGCGCCGGCCCCGGGAGCCAGCGACTAG
- the tyrS gene encoding tyrosine--tRNA ligase, translating to MSAKFSGSAGILDELGWRGLIAQSTDLDALAAEARRGPMTVYAGFDPTAPSLHAGNLVPLLALRRFQRAGHRPVVLAGGATGMIGDPREVGERSLNEADTVAEWTARIRGQLERFVDFDDSAQSALGAVIVNNFEWTRATSVIEFLRDIGKHFSINVMLDRDTIRRRLAGEGISYTEFSYMLLQANDYVELHRRYGCTLQIGGSDQWGNIIAGVRLVRQKLGATVHALTVPLVTAADGTKFGKSTGGGSLWLDPQMTSPYAWYQYFVNTADADVVRYLRWFTFLSADELAELEQATAQRPQQRAAQRRLARELTVGVHGEAATEAVEHASRALFGQGELARLDEATLAAALRETSVAELKPGGPGGIVDLLVASGLSASKGAARRTINEGGVSVNNVRIDSEEWAPQLSDFLHGRWLVLRRGKRNIAGIERV from the coding sequence ATGTCTGCCAAGTTTTCTGGGTCTGCTGGGATCCTCGACGAGCTGGGCTGGCGCGGGCTGATCGCGCAGTCCACCGACCTCGACGCGCTCGCCGCCGAAGCGCGGCGTGGGCCGATGACGGTGTACGCCGGCTTCGATCCCACCGCGCCCAGCCTGCATGCCGGGAATCTGGTGCCGCTGCTGGCGCTGCGGCGCTTTCAGCGCGCCGGCCACCGCCCCGTCGTGCTTGCCGGCGGGGCCACCGGCATGATCGGGGACCCGCGTGAGGTCGGCGAGCGCAGTCTCAACGAGGCCGATACCGTCGCCGAATGGACGGCGCGGATCCGCGGGCAGCTGGAACGCTTCGTCGACTTCGACGACTCGGCCCAGTCCGCACTGGGCGCGGTCATCGTGAACAACTTCGAATGGACCCGCGCCACGTCGGTGATCGAGTTCCTACGTGACATCGGCAAGCATTTCTCGATCAACGTAATGCTCGATCGCGACACAATCAGGCGGCGTCTGGCGGGGGAGGGGATCTCCTACACGGAATTCAGCTACATGCTGCTGCAGGCCAACGACTACGTCGAACTGCATCGCCGGTACGGCTGCACGCTGCAGATCGGCGGTTCAGATCAGTGGGGCAACATCATCGCCGGGGTTCGGCTGGTGCGCCAGAAGCTCGGTGCGACGGTGCACGCGCTCACGGTTCCACTGGTGACCGCTGCCGATGGCACCAAGTTCGGCAAGTCCACCGGCGGCGGCAGCTTGTGGCTGGACCCCCAGATGACCAGTCCCTATGCCTGGTACCAGTACTTCGTGAACACCGCGGACGCGGATGTGGTCCGGTACCTGCGGTGGTTCACCTTCCTGTCGGCCGATGAGCTGGCTGAACTGGAACAGGCCACAGCGCAGCGCCCGCAACAGCGGGCCGCCCAACGCCGGCTCGCTCGAGAGCTCACCGTTGGGGTGCATGGCGAGGCGGCCACCGAAGCGGTCGAGCATGCCAGCAGGGCGTTATTCGGCCAGGGCGAGTTGGCCCGCCTTGACGAGGCGACGTTGGCGGCCGCGTTGCGTGAAACCTCGGTCGCCGAACTCAAACCGGGCGGTCCCGGCGGGATCGTCGACCTGCTGGTGGCCAGCGGCCTGTCGGCCAGCAAGGGTGCCGCGCGGCGCACGATCAACGAGGGTGGGGTATCGGTCAATAACGTTCGTATCGACAGCGAGGAATGGGCGCCGCAGCTATCGGATTTCCTGCATGGCCGCTGGTTGGTGCTGCGTCGTGGAAAGCGGAACATCGCCGGGATAGAACGGGTCTAG
- a CDS encoding nitrate/nitrite transporter — MGRSRHISHWDPEDVVAWDAGNKVVARRNLVFSIVTMHVGFSIWALWSVLVLFMPQSVYGFSAGDKLLLGATATLVGACVRIPYVMATARFGGRNWATCSSLVLLLPTVGAIVLLANPGLPLWPYLVCAALSGLGGGNYAASLANVEAFYPQRLKGVALGLTGGIGNLGVAAIQAVGLFVLATAGHEAPYWVCAVYLVLLAVAGIGAALFMDNLTHVIELGHLRSVLSVPDAWGVSFLYMCASGSFIGFAFAFGQVIQLNYLAAGQSTAQASLHAAEIAFIGPLLGSMARIAGGKLGDRFGGGRITLGVFVGMILGAAVLVGVSIHDDLNHGPDGRTTAATMIGYVIGFIALFIFCGMGKGTVFKLIPSIFADRSHALNVSETERRHWAHVMSGALIGFAGAFGALGGVGINLALRQSYATSGTETPAFWAFLVCYLCAAALTWTRYVRPQSARVAARRISEKDQKLSRAPA, encoded by the coding sequence ATGGGGCGCTCACGTCACATATCGCATTGGGACCCTGAGGACGTGGTGGCTTGGGACGCCGGAAACAAGGTCGTCGCCCGGCGCAATTTGGTTTTTTCGATCGTGACCATGCATGTTGGTTTCTCGATCTGGGCTCTTTGGTCGGTGCTGGTGCTATTCATGCCGCAGTCTGTTTATGGCTTTTCGGCAGGTGACAAGCTGCTGCTGGGTGCCACCGCTACTCTGGTTGGCGCATGCGTGCGAATCCCCTATGTGATGGCTACCGCCAGATTCGGTGGGCGTAACTGGGCGACGTGCTCGTCGCTGGTGCTGCTGCTCCCCACCGTCGGAGCCATCGTGCTACTGGCCAACCCCGGTTTGCCGTTGTGGCCGTATCTGGTCTGCGCCGCGCTGAGCGGATTGGGCGGTGGTAACTACGCCGCGTCGCTGGCAAACGTCGAAGCCTTCTACCCGCAGCGGCTCAAGGGCGTGGCGCTGGGTCTGACCGGAGGGATCGGCAACCTGGGGGTAGCCGCCATCCAGGCCGTCGGGCTCTTCGTGCTGGCGACCGCCGGCCACGAAGCACCGTACTGGGTGTGCGCCGTCTACCTGGTGCTGCTTGCCGTCGCCGGTATCGGCGCTGCACTATTCATGGACAACTTGACCCACGTCATCGAGCTGGGCCACTTGCGCTCCGTTCTTTCAGTGCCCGATGCGTGGGGGGTCTCGTTCCTCTACATGTGCGCCTCCGGCTCGTTTATTGGCTTTGCGTTCGCATTCGGCCAGGTAATCCAGCTCAACTACTTGGCAGCGGGGCAGAGCACCGCGCAGGCGTCGCTGCACGCCGCCGAGATCGCCTTCATCGGGCCACTGCTGGGATCGATGGCACGGATCGCCGGCGGCAAGTTGGGCGACCGGTTCGGCGGCGGCCGCATCACCCTGGGCGTCTTTGTCGGCATGATCCTGGGTGCCGCGGTGCTGGTCGGCGTGAGCATCCACGACGACCTCAACCATGGCCCCGACGGCCGCACGACGGCGGCCACGATGATCGGCTACGTCATCGGCTTCATCGCACTATTCATCTTCTGCGGGATGGGTAAGGGGACTGTTTTCAAGCTGATCCCGTCGATCTTCGCCGACCGCAGTCACGCGCTGAACGTCAGCGAAACGGAGCGCCGCCACTGGGCACACGTCATGTCGGGAGCGTTGATCGGGTTCGCCGGCGCGTTCGGCGCACTGGGCGGTGTAGGGATCAATTTGGCCCTCCGGCAGTCGTATGCAACCAGTGGTACCGAGACGCCGGCCTTCTGGGCCTTCCTGGTGTGCTATCTCTGCGCGGCGGCGCTGACCTGGACAAGGTACGTGCGGCCGCAGAGCGCGCGTGTCGCGGCACGACGAATATCGGAAAAGGATCAGAAGCTGTCCAGGGCACCCGCATAA